A DNA window from Candidatus Methylomirabilota bacterium contains the following coding sequences:
- a CDS encoding ABC transporter permease: MSRYLAGRIGQAIPVLFGVTLITFLLTHIALGDPVRAMMGQRADPEVVARIRTEYGLDKPVWNRYTLYMTKVLAGDLGYSYRQDRPVTDVVAERLPATVRLAVAAMLVAMVLGLAAGTIAAMRHNTLWDLCMMILSLLGISTPVFWLGMMLILLFAVWLGWFPISGYGDGAFRHLVLPALTLGALQAGYIARMTRSALLEVLRQEYIRTARAKGLREGVVILKHGLRNGILPVLTLAGIGLGDLLVGAPLTETVFGWPGLGRLLVAAVGNRDLPVVMGATLLFALIYLGANLLVDLGYALVDPRVRLLKR; the protein is encoded by the coding sequence ATGAGTAGATACCTGGCGGGTCGGATCGGGCAAGCGATACCAGTCCTGTTTGGGGTGACGCTTATCACATTCCTCCTGACGCACATTGCCCTCGGGGATCCGGTCCGGGCGATGATGGGTCAACGAGCGGACCCTGAAGTGGTGGCCAGGATCCGGACGGAATACGGGCTGGATAAACCCGTATGGAACCGCTATACGCTCTACATGACGAAGGTTCTGGCCGGAGATCTGGGTTACTCCTACCGTCAGGACAGGCCCGTGACTGATGTCGTTGCCGAGCGGCTCCCGGCCACTGTCCGCCTGGCCGTCGCAGCGATGCTGGTAGCAATGGTTCTCGGGCTAGCAGCAGGAACAATTGCTGCAATGCGACATAACACCCTTTGGGATCTTTGCATGATGATCCTCTCACTCCTCGGCATCTCCACCCCCGTCTTCTGGCTGGGGATGATGCTGATCCTCCTCTTTGCTGTCTGGCTTGGATGGTTTCCCATCTCGGGCTACGGTGACGGAGCCTTCAGGCACCTTGTCCTTCCGGCTCTCACCCTTGGGGCACTCCAAGCAGGCTACATCGCCCGGATGACTCGGAGCGCCCTCCTAGAGGTCCTCCGCCAGGAGTACATCCGGACGGCCCGCGCCAAGGGTCTCAGGGAAGGTGTGGTCATCCTGAAGCACGGCCTTCGCAATGGCATCTTGCCCGTCCTCACCCTGGCCGGTATCGGACTCGGAGATCTCCTCGTTGGTGCACCCCTCACCGAGACGGTCTTTGGGTGGCCAGGGTTAGGCCGCCTGCTTGTAGCTGCGGTGGGCAACCGCGATCTCCCGGTCGTGATGGGCGCGACCCTTTTGTTTGCCTTGATCTACCTGGGGGCAAACCTCCTCGTCGATCTGGGATATGCCCTGGTGGATCCGCGCGTCAGATTACTGAAGCGATGA
- a CDS encoding ABC transporter permease, with amino-acid sequence MTPVSERRASRPYTVGFLRRWSRHPAITLGSIILLLFSVAALLSPLLSPYDPYQIPEGLAAVSLLSPRPGHWLGTDLLGRDLLSRILSGARVSLLVGVVVELVVTPIGVAIGLFAGYFGGRIDSVLMRITDAVMAFPGLVLAIALTAVLERSGLLSVIVVLAAVRWTTVARIVRGQVLSLREAEYITAISALGAGKGRIIFRHLLPNCLAVILVAMSFGVASNILSEAGLSFLGLGVQPPTVSWGSLLAEGIVYLTVKPWLCIFPGLAITCAVLGFHVLGDGLRDILDPRLRS; translated from the coding sequence ATGACTCCAGTGTCCGAGCGCCGAGCTTCACGTCCGTATACGGTGGGATTCCTCAGGAGGTGGAGCCGCCATCCCGCGATTACTCTCGGCTCCATCATCCTGCTCCTCTTCAGCGTGGCAGCGCTTTTGTCTCCACTTTTGTCGCCCTACGATCCGTACCAGATCCCCGAGGGGCTCGCAGCGGTGAGCCTTCTTTCCCCTCGACCGGGCCACTGGCTCGGGACTGACCTGTTAGGGCGAGACCTGTTGAGTCGGATTCTGTCTGGGGCGCGGGTTTCCCTGCTCGTCGGAGTGGTCGTGGAACTCGTGGTGACTCCCATCGGGGTCGCAATCGGCTTGTTTGCGGGATACTTCGGTGGTAGGATCGATAGCGTTTTAATGCGGATTACCGACGCGGTAATGGCCTTTCCCGGACTCGTCCTGGCTATCGCGTTGACCGCCGTCCTCGAAAGGTCCGGCCTGCTCAGCGTGATCGTCGTGCTCGCGGCGGTCCGATGGACCACGGTGGCCCGAATCGTGCGGGGGCAGGTGTTGAGCCTTCGGGAAGCGGAATATATCACTGCGATATCCGCGTTGGGCGCAGGGAAGGGGCGGATCATCTTTCGACACCTCCTCCCAAACTGTCTGGCCGTGATCCTCGTGGCCATGAGCTTTGGCGTCGCCTCCAATATCCTCTCGGAGGCGGGCCTCAGCTTCCTCGGGCTTGGGGTCCAGCCCCCTACGGTGAGCTGGGGGTCCCTGCTGGCCGAGGGGATAGTCTATCTTACGGTTAAGCCGTGGCTGTGCATCTTCCCGGGTCTGGCCATCACCTGTGCCGTCCTTGGGTTCCATGTGTTGGGAGACGGTCTGCGTGATATCCTCGACCCCCGTCTGAGATCCTAG